From the Deinococcus radiophilus genome, one window contains:
- the pheA gene encoding prephenate dehydratase: MSDQPDRPPLTPEALAQAIAPHRERIDQIDAQLLELLNQRANQARAIGTLKGEAAVYRPEREAQVLARIAALNAGPLHGNAVQRIFREVMSECLALERPLTVTYLGPRGTFTEQAAARHFGSAALLQPCATIDETLREVEARQADYAVVPIENSSEGAVNRTLDLLTSTELRACGEATLRIHHLLMSQAQELPEVIQVYAHPQALAQCRDFLSRCLPQAEQVAVSSNAEAARLAAQPQQTHTAAIGPGQAAALYGLNVLDQNVEDDPNNTTRFLVLGHQAAGPSGADRTTLIVAAPQADHAGAMHRLLEPFSRLGISMTKLESRPVRGGLWQYVFFIDIEGHADDPSVAQALLEMRQRANFLKVVGSYPRA, translated from the coding sequence ATGTCTGACCAGCCTGACCGCCCACCGCTGACCCCCGAAGCTCTGGCGCAGGCCATCGCGCCGCACCGCGAGCGGATCGACCAGATCGACGCACAACTGCTAGAACTGCTGAACCAGCGGGCCAACCAGGCGCGGGCGATCGGGACCCTCAAGGGTGAGGCCGCCGTCTACCGCCCGGAGCGCGAAGCACAGGTGCTGGCCCGGATTGCGGCACTGAACGCAGGACCGCTGCACGGAAACGCAGTGCAGCGTATCTTCCGCGAGGTGATGAGCGAGTGTCTGGCCCTGGAACGCCCGCTGACCGTCACCTATCTGGGACCACGCGGCACTTTTACCGAGCAGGCGGCGGCACGGCATTTTGGCAGTGCCGCGCTGCTCCAGCCCTGCGCCACCATTGATGAAACCCTGCGCGAAGTCGAAGCGCGGCAGGCCGATTACGCCGTGGTTCCTATTGAGAACAGCAGCGAGGGCGCGGTGAACCGAACACTGGACCTGCTGACCAGTACCGAGTTGCGCGCCTGCGGTGAAGCGACGCTGCGCATTCACCATCTGCTGATGTCGCAGGCACAGGAGTTGCCGGAAGTGATCCAGGTCTACGCGCATCCACAGGCGCTCGCGCAGTGCCGGGACTTTCTGAGTCGCTGTCTGCCGCAGGCTGAACAGGTGGCGGTCAGCAGCAACGCCGAAGCGGCCCGTCTGGCCGCCCAACCGCAGCAGACGCATACGGCGGCCATCGGGCCGGGGCAGGCCGCGGCGCTGTACGGCCTGAATGTGCTGGACCAGAACGTTGAGGACGATCCGAACAACACCACCCGGTTTCTGGTCCTGGGCCACCAGGCTGCCGGACCCAGCGGCGCAGACCGGACCACCCTGATTGTCGCCGCCCCGCAGGCCGATCATGCCGGGGCCATGCACCGCCTGCTTGAACCGTTCAGCCGTCTGGGCATTTCCATGACCAAGCTCGAAAGCCGCCCAGTACGCGGTGGGCTGTGGCAGTACGTGTTTTTTATTGATATTGAGGGCCACGCCGACGACCCCAGTGTGGCCCAGGCGCTACTTGAGATGCGTCAGCGGGCAAATTTCCTCAAGGTGGTGGGCAGTTATCCCAGGGCGTAA
- a CDS encoding GNAT family N-acetyltransferase has translation MTLSIRRAGLSDLDTLTELFDEYRVWYSQPSDPAGARAFLQERLLLGEAVIFLALVDDQPAGFMQLYRMFSSVGLRRIRVLNDLFVRDGFRGQHIGTALLDAARDLTAQSGAARVVLETGADNHAAQQVYERYGFTRDESVHYLLPVEGR, from the coding sequence ATGACCCTGAGCATTCGCCGCGCGGGCCTGAGCGACCTAGACACCCTGACCGAGCTGTTTGACGAATACCGCGTCTGGTACAGCCAGCCCTCGGACCCGGCAGGAGCACGGGCCTTCTTGCAGGAGCGACTGTTGCTGGGTGAAGCGGTGATCTTTCTGGCGCTGGTAGATGATCAGCCCGCTGGATTCATGCAGCTGTACCGGATGTTCTCCAGTGTGGGGCTGCGGCGCATCCGGGTGCTGAACGATCTCTTTGTCCGTGACGGTTTTCGGGGCCAGCACATCGGCACGGCGCTGCTGGACGCGGCCCGCGATCTGACGGCCCAGAGCGGCGCGGCCCGCGTGGTTCTGGAAACCGGGGCCGACAATCACGCTGCCCAGCAGGTGTATGAGCGTTATGGATTCACGCGGGATGAATCGGTTCATTACCTGCTGCCGGTGGAGGGCCGCTAA
- a CDS encoding GNAT family N-acetyltransferase, producing MSRGSVGWQVRRASPADARVIAAHRLPELPLDDADVLAYADWLPGAMRRGLYLGWVAEAEGAVVAGAGLTLLEWGPTRGDPQPWRGRVVNVWTHPDWRRQGAARQLVGLALQAAGERGIRVVGLAATDLSRPLYASLGFEPCGAELLRRSRHPGPLHCPHDPEHSPRGPERPRHPDRAV from the coding sequence GTGAGTAGAGGTTCAGTCGGCTGGCAGGTCCGCCGCGCCAGTCCCGCCGACGCCCGCGTGATTGCGGCCCACCGCTTGCCGGAGTTGCCGCTGGATGATGCGGATGTGTTGGCCTATGCCGACTGGCTGCCGGGGGCGATGCGGCGGGGCCTTTACCTCGGCTGGGTGGCCGAGGCGGAAGGAGCCGTGGTGGCCGGAGCTGGCCTGACGCTGCTGGAATGGGGCCCCACCCGTGGCGATCCCCAGCCCTGGCGCGGGCGCGTGGTCAACGTCTGGACCCATCCGGACTGGCGCAGACAGGGCGCGGCACGTCAGCTGGTGGGGCTGGCGCTTCAGGCCGCGGGTGAGCGGGGCATCCGGGTGGTCGGCCTGGCCGCCACCGACCTGAGCCGCCCGCTGTACGCCTCGCTGGGATTTGAACCCTGCGGGGCCGAGCTGCTGCGGCGCTCCCGGCACCCCGGCCCGTTACACTGCCCGCATGACCCTGAGCATTCGCCGCGCGGGCCTGAGCGACCTAGACACCCTGACCGAGCTGTTTGA
- the xseA gene encoding exodeoxyribonuclease VII large subunit, with product MTRKPTRRKADQNPPPTQWLELSELLDYVGQVLGRGLPGAIWVRAEIAELTDRRHLYLDLVQLEGGQQVAKCRAAIWARERYALEGKLKRATGGGLSAGMSVLLFCTAEFHPQYGFSLHVQDIAPEFTLGEAVARLNAMRETLQAEGVYGLNRTRPLPGDYARLAVITPEGAAGLGDFHREVAPLEAAGVLELHYLRATFQGRTASESLTAAVQAAHDLHVGQPLDALVVIRGGGATTDLAWLNDLPFGRALAQFPAPVITGLGHARDDTLPDELAALRTDTPSKAAVHIVRTVTQAAAQAQADWTYIRRVGAEEAVGADASVRWLRDRLRGAVQRGLNSAERDVTGLMRSAVGLSPERTLERGYALVRGADGRPVTRAAQVGSGEALTLHLADGEIGVEVQ from the coding sequence ATGACCCGCAAGCCGACACGCCGCAAAGCCGATCAGAACCCGCCGCCCACGCAGTGGCTGGAACTGTCGGAACTGCTGGATTACGTGGGTCAGGTGCTGGGGCGAGGGCTGCCTGGGGCCATCTGGGTTCGCGCCGAAATTGCCGAGCTGACCGACCGCCGCCACCTCTACCTGGACTTGGTGCAGCTGGAAGGCGGCCAGCAGGTCGCCAAATGCCGCGCCGCGATCTGGGCACGCGAACGCTACGCCCTGGAAGGCAAGCTCAAGCGTGCGACCGGCGGTGGTCTGAGCGCGGGCATGTCGGTGCTGCTGTTTTGCACCGCCGAATTTCATCCGCAGTACGGGTTTTCGCTGCATGTGCAGGACATTGCCCCTGAATTCACGCTGGGAGAGGCCGTAGCCCGCCTGAATGCCATGCGCGAGACCCTCCAGGCCGAGGGTGTGTATGGCCTGAACCGCACCCGACCTCTGCCGGGCGACTACGCGCGCCTCGCCGTCATCACGCCGGAGGGTGCCGCTGGGCTGGGTGACTTTCACCGCGAAGTAGCGCCGCTGGAAGCGGCTGGGGTGCTGGAGCTGCATTACCTGCGGGCCACCTTTCAGGGCCGCACCGCCAGCGAGAGCCTGACGGCGGCGGTGCAAGCGGCGCATGACCTGCACGTGGGGCAGCCGCTGGACGCCCTGGTGGTCATTCGCGGTGGCGGTGCGACCACCGATCTGGCTTGGTTGAACGACTTGCCCTTTGGGCGGGCGCTGGCGCAGTTTCCGGCGCCGGTCATCACCGGGTTGGGCCACGCCCGCGACGACACCCTCCCCGACGAATTAGCGGCGCTGCGGACCGATACGCCCAGCAAGGCCGCCGTCCATATCGTCCGCACGGTGACTCAGGCGGCAGCCCAGGCGCAGGCGGACTGGACCTACATCCGCCGGGTGGGCGCTGAAGAAGCGGTGGGCGCCGACGCCTCGGTGCGCTGGCTGCGTGACCGTCTGCGCGGGGCCGTGCAGCGTGGACTGAACAGTGCCGAGCGTGACGTGACCGGGCTGATGCGCTCGGCAGTGGGGTTGTCGCCTGAGCGCACGTTGGAGCGTGGGTATGCACTGGTGCGCGGCGCGGACGGACGCCCCGTGACCCGCGCCGCACAGGTCGGCAGTGGCGAGGCGTTGACCCTCCACTTGGCCGACGGCGAGATCGGGGTTGAGGTTCAGTGA
- the crcB gene encoding fluoride efflux transporter CrcB: MALGGAAGAVLRHWAAQALGPWAAALGWPVSVTLINVLGSFLLGLLLGLVGRGVLPDWAWLALGTGVLGGFTTFSTFSVDLDSLLGRGAYGEAALYLTLSVGGGLLGAVLGRLLGLWLTQGRPPLS, from the coding sequence GTGGCTCTGGGAGGCGCCGCCGGGGCAGTGCTGCGTCATTGGGCCGCCCAGGCGTTGGGTCCCTGGGCGGCGGCGCTGGGTTGGCCGGTCAGTGTAACGCTGATCAATGTGCTGGGGTCTTTTCTTCTGGGCCTGTTGCTGGGGCTGGTCGGGCGCGGCGTGCTGCCCGACTGGGCGTGGTTGGCCCTGGGAACTGGGGTATTGGGCGGCTTCACGACCTTCAGCACCTTTAGTGTGGATCTGGACAGCTTGCTGGGACGCGGCGCGTATGGCGAAGCGGCGCTGTACCTGACCCTGAGCGTGGGCGGCGGCCTGCTGGGCGCAGTGCTGGGACGGCTGCTGGGCCTCTGGCTGACCCAGGGCCGACCACCCCTCAGCTAA
- a CDS encoding acyl-CoA dehydrogenase family protein translates to MFDQFAVMDLLAPEERQARASARLYAESVLMPHIADWWDAGDLPIRDVMRGLGAQGLLGPMIAEAYGGSAASSNLYGALMYELDRVDSGIRSAASVQGSLVMYPIEAFGTDEQKAQYLPGLARGELIGCFGLTEPDGGSDPGAMRTRARREGDDYVLNGNKMWITNSPVADIALVWAKVEEGGQDTVRGFLVPTGTPGYSAPVIKRKMSMRASVTGEIVLQDCRVPASAMLPGVRGLKGPLSCLTGARFGIGWGAMGALELMLTTAVSYTQTRVTFGQPTASRQLVQDKLVKMATDHSAGLLLAWRLGVLKDSGQMDYTQVSIVKRNNVRRALEGARLARELLGGNGITTEYPVVRHMLNLETVDTYEGTHDIHTLIAGRGLTGEGAMG, encoded by the coding sequence ATGTTCGACCAATTTGCCGTGATGGATCTGCTGGCCCCAGAGGAGCGGCAGGCCCGCGCCAGCGCCCGCCTGTATGCCGAAAGCGTACTGATGCCCCACATTGCGGACTGGTGGGACGCTGGCGACCTGCCGATTCGTGACGTGATGCGCGGGCTGGGTGCCCAGGGACTGCTGGGCCCGATGATCGCTGAGGCGTACGGGGGCAGCGCCGCTTCATCCAACCTGTATGGTGCCCTGATGTACGAACTGGACCGGGTGGACAGCGGTATTCGCAGTGCGGCCAGCGTGCAGGGCAGCCTGGTGATGTATCCGATAGAAGCGTTTGGCACCGACGAGCAAAAGGCCCAGTACCTGCCCGGCCTCGCCCGTGGTGAACTGATCGGCTGCTTTGGCCTTACCGAGCCGGACGGTGGCTCTGACCCTGGCGCGATGCGGACCCGTGCCCGCCGGGAGGGGGACGACTACGTCCTGAACGGCAACAAAATGTGGATCACCAACTCGCCCGTGGCGGACATAGCGCTGGTCTGGGCCAAGGTAGAGGAGGGCGGTCAGGACACGGTACGCGGCTTTCTGGTGCCCACGGGTACGCCGGGGTACAGCGCCCCTGTGATCAAACGCAAGATGAGTATGCGGGCCAGCGTGACTGGCGAGATCGTGTTGCAGGACTGCCGCGTGCCTGCCAGTGCCATGCTGCCCGGCGTGCGTGGTCTCAAGGGGCCGCTCTCGTGCCTGACCGGTGCTCGCTTTGGCATCGGCTGGGGTGCGATGGGAGCCCTGGAACTGATGCTCACCACCGCCGTCAGCTATACCCAGACCCGCGTGACCTTTGGGCAGCCCACCGCCTCGCGTCAGCTGGTGCAGGACAAGTTGGTCAAGATGGCGACCGACCATTCGGCAGGATTGCTGCTGGCCTGGCGGCTGGGTGTCCTCAAGGACAGCGGCCAGATGGACTACACCCAGGTTAGTATTGTCAAGCGCAACAACGTGCGCCGCGCCCTGGAAGGTGCCCGTCTGGCCCGTGAACTGCTGGGCGGCAACGGCATCACCACCGAGTATCCAGTCGTTCGCCACATGCTGAACCTGGAAACGGTGGACACCTACGAAGGCACGCATGATATTCACACCCTGATCGCCGGGCGCGGCCTGACCGGGGAAGGAGCGATGGGCTGA
- a CDS encoding DedA family protein, which produces MIEWMLNLMNQMGYLGIFLLMILENLFPPIPSELIMPSAGFAASPEQGQLNIFGVVLAGALGSVVGTLPLYYIGKVFGEERATAWADRYGKWLTVSGEDIRKADDWFDQHGTKAVLFGRMVPGIRSLLSLPAGVSGMPLPKFLLYSFLGSGIWAGLLAAAGYFLGENYDRVEQYVGPASKIILGALALWFVWWIIKRRRERAQGS; this is translated from the coding sequence GTGATCGAGTGGATGCTGAACCTGATGAACCAGATGGGCTATCTGGGCATTTTCCTGTTGATGATTCTGGAAAATCTATTTCCGCCGATTCCCAGCGAGTTGATCATGCCTTCGGCGGGTTTTGCGGCGTCGCCGGAGCAGGGGCAGCTGAATATCTTTGGGGTGGTGCTGGCCGGAGCGCTGGGCAGCGTGGTGGGCACCTTGCCGCTGTACTACATCGGAAAAGTATTTGGTGAGGAGCGGGCCACTGCCTGGGCTGACCGCTACGGCAAGTGGCTGACCGTGAGCGGTGAGGACATCCGCAAAGCCGACGACTGGTTCGACCAGCACGGGACCAAGGCCGTGCTGTTCGGGCGGATGGTGCCGGGGATTCGCAGTCTGCTGTCCCTGCCCGCTGGCGTAAGCGGTATGCCCCTGCCGAAATTCCTGCTGTACTCGTTTCTCGGCTCCGGCATCTGGGCGGGACTGCTGGCGGCGGCCGGGTACTTCCTGGGCGAGAACTATGACCGGGTCGAGCAGTACGTCGGCCCGGCGTCCAAGATTATTCTGGGCGCCCTGGCGCTGTGGTTCGTGTGGTGGATCATCAAGCGGCGGCGCGAACGGGCCCAGGGTTCATAG
- a CDS encoding CAP domain-containing protein — protein sequence MRLTPVRRSSARPALTGAAQVLLGLWAATCLLTAPAQAQGQWGVTANADSQRLAPLDIEFRANVGTGISVVWDFGDGHTASGAAVQHTYYRPGHYLATMSFSQNGRLLGQGQLPIAVRSQGAERAGLVVLLGRGTVTLSDVGSVIYGPYQPRYSLDGQPLGTTTAALRAGTHTAAVQTGNQSRSVRFSVPSTPLMGSAAAEQQVLDAVNRLRTAGYNCATGRFDGRRLAPLRRNAALDRAALAHAIAMPTANFMDHVSQLDGSTPAQRIAAAGYPRANTAENLAAGQTSAAEAMEGWRTSPGHCASMLGDFSEIGLSYVQLPGSDLGHYWVQTFGKPVP from the coding sequence ATGCGTCTCACCCCTGTCCGCCGCTCCTCTGCCCGTCCCGCCTTGACCGGCGCAGCTCAAGTCCTGCTGGGATTATGGGCGGCCACCTGTCTGCTGACTGCACCCGCCCAGGCGCAGGGGCAGTGGGGTGTCACGGCCAATGCCGATAGTCAGCGCCTGGCCCCACTGGACATTGAATTTCGGGCCAATGTGGGCACAGGCATCAGCGTGGTCTGGGACTTTGGGGATGGTCACACGGCTTCGGGTGCCGCAGTGCAGCACACCTACTACCGCCCAGGTCACTACTTGGCGACCATGTCCTTTTCGCAAAACGGACGGCTGCTGGGACAAGGACAGTTGCCTATTGCCGTGCGCTCGCAGGGGGCCGAGCGGGCAGGTCTGGTCGTCCTGTTGGGCCGCGGCACAGTCACCCTGAGCGATGTGGGCAGCGTAATATACGGCCCTTACCAGCCGCGTTACTCGCTGGACGGCCAGCCGCTCGGTACAACTACGGCGGCGCTGCGGGCCGGAACACACACCGCGGCAGTGCAGACGGGCAACCAGAGCCGCTCCGTGCGCTTCAGCGTGCCAAGTACGCCCCTCATGGGCTCCGCTGCCGCTGAGCAGCAGGTGCTGGACGCCGTCAACCGCCTGCGTACCGCTGGCTACAACTGCGCCACCGGCCGTTTTGACGGGCGGCGGCTGGCCCCACTGCGGCGCAATGCCGCGCTGGACCGCGCCGCGCTGGCCCACGCCATCGCCATGCCTACGGCCAACTTTATGGATCACGTCAGCCAGCTGGATGGCAGCACCCCAGCCCAGCGCATCGCAGCGGCGGGCTACCCCCGCGCCAACACCGCCGAGAACCTGGCCGCCGGGCAGACCAGCGCCGCTGAGGCCATGGAAGGCTGGCGCACCAGTCCGGGTCACTGCGCGAGCATGCTGGGCGACTTCAGCGAAATTGGTCTGAGCTACGTCCAACTCCCGGGCAGCGATCTGGGACACTACTGGGTGCAGACTTTCGGCAAGCCGGTGCCGTGA
- a CDS encoding DUF4384 domain-containing protein, whose amino-acid sequence MKKTMTFLTAVLGATALTTAAAGPQLSAQSIIVNPIPTPLTVQVWTDRDTSGARTPNYYVNDKIRLFTKTNENAYVYLFNVDPNGKVDLILPNNLQSGGNYLRAGETRVFPSASDNFTFDIAAPYGVNKVLALASRTQLNLNQLANFQTQSGFANVNVSGQNNLAQALSIVVNPLPQNTWITDTALYNVARGSAQTPAPSNPVSTAPRPNFNLAVWRANFNLNATLDNVHAQYVRYMGNQGYSLTSTSRNGERMYSTFKRNGQSASVLIEKNGIYFSVKVAQ is encoded by the coding sequence ATGAAAAAGACCATGACTTTCCTGACCGCCGTTCTGGGTGCCACTGCTCTGACCACCGCTGCTGCTGGCCCCCAGCTGAGCGCCCAGAGCATCATCGTGAACCCCATCCCCACCCCGCTGACCGTGCAGGTCTGGACGGACCGTGACACCAGCGGTGCCCGTACCCCCAACTACTATGTGAACGACAAGATCCGTCTGTTCACCAAGACCAACGAGAACGCCTATGTGTATCTGTTCAACGTGGACCCGAACGGCAAAGTCGATCTGATTCTGCCCAACAACCTGCAGTCGGGCGGCAACTACCTGCGGGCCGGAGAGACCCGCGTGTTCCCCAGCGCCAGTGACAACTTTACCTTCGACATCGCCGCTCCTTACGGCGTGAACAAAGTCCTGGCCCTGGCCAGCCGCACCCAGCTGAACCTGAACCAACTGGCCAACTTTCAGACCCAGAGCGGCTTTGCCAACGTGAACGTGAGTGGTCAGAACAATCTGGCCCAGGCCCTGAGCATCGTGGTCAATCCCCTGCCTCAGAACACCTGGATCACCGACACTGCTCTGTACAACGTGGCCCGTGGCAGTGCTCAGACCCCCGCTCCCAGCAACCCCGTGTCTACCGCTCCTCGCCCCAACTTCAACCTGGCCGTGTGGCGCGCCAACTTTAACCTGAACGCCACCCTGGACAACGTGCACGCGCAGTACGTCCGTTACATGGGCAACCAGGGCTACAGCCTGACCAGCACCAGCCGCAACGGTGAGCGTATGTACTCCACCTTCAAGCGCAATGGCCAGAGCGCCAGCGTGCTGATTGAGAAGAACGGCATTTACTTCAGCGTCAAGGTCGCTCAGTAA
- a CDS encoding ion transporter: MSDPTPRQHPPYADHRAPWRRSLGHLIFGLNSPAARLYDKVLIVLIVASVLAVMLESLPGLPLATRNILRWVEWAFTILFTLDYVGRLLGARRPLKYARSFYGVVDLLTILPSYLSLLFPGSQYLLIIRALRLLRMFRVFKLARYTDQATLLGEALTASRERITVFFMSVLSLVIVFGTLLYLIEGPENGFTSIPNSIYWAIVTVTTVGYGDISPQTGAGKFLASLAMLLGYAIIAVPTGIVTVGLQEAQAARQGRHCPQCGLNKHDADAHYCKRCGENLPG, translated from the coding sequence ATGTCTGATCCCACTCCGCGCCAGCACCCGCCCTATGCGGATCACCGCGCTCCCTGGCGGCGGTCTCTGGGACACCTGATTTTCGGCCTGAACTCCCCGGCGGCCCGCCTCTACGACAAGGTCTTGATCGTGCTGATCGTGGCCTCAGTTCTGGCGGTGATGCTCGAAAGCCTGCCAGGACTGCCGCTCGCCACCCGCAACATCCTGCGCTGGGTCGAATGGGCCTTTACCATCCTCTTCACGCTGGACTATGTGGGACGCTTGCTGGGAGCGCGGCGTCCCCTGAAGTACGCCCGCAGCTTTTACGGCGTGGTGGACCTACTGACCATCTTGCCGTCCTACCTCAGCTTGCTGTTTCCCGGCAGTCAGTACCTGCTGATTATCCGGGCGCTGCGGCTGCTGCGGATGTTCCGGGTCTTCAAGCTGGCCCGCTACACCGATCAGGCCACCTTACTGGGCGAGGCCCTGACCGCCAGCCGTGAGCGCATCACCGTCTTTTTCATGTCGGTGCTGAGCCTGGTGATCGTCTTCGGAACGCTGCTGTACCTGATTGAAGGCCCCGAAAATGGCTTTACGTCCATTCCCAATTCCATCTACTGGGCCATCGTGACTGTGACCACCGTAGGATACGGCGACATCTCGCCCCAGACCGGCGCTGGCAAGTTTCTGGCCAGCCTGGCGATGCTGCTGGGATACGCGATCATCGCGGTGCCTACCGGCATCGTGACGGTTGGGCTACAAGAAGCTCAGGCAGCGCGGCAGGGGCGGCACTGCCCCCAATGTGGCCTGAACAAACACGACGCCGACGCCCACTACTGCAAGCGCTGCGGCGAGAATCTGCCGGGGTGA
- the dgt gene encoding dGTP triphosphohydrolase, whose product MLTRQDLEAREVQLLAPYATLSRESGGREYPEAESDSRTAFQKDRDRILHTGAFRRLEHKTQVFLNVRGDHYRTRLTHTLEVQQVARSAALRLGLNETLAETVALAHDLGHPPYGHAGERLLDELVRTHGEPSGFDHNHQARRIVTELEERYPDFPGLNLTRVTLDSLNKHDRAHSDQAALEAQLVDVADALAYTAHDLEDGLRSGLLEEGELLGLGLWREILDRCGLNGVTLTKRERRTLHRELLGFLIGDLTRASAQAIAASGVQSVAEVRAHSTALIVHSPAVAALLGEARQFLFAQLYRHWRVEMQVSQAEQILTTLFGAYLARPAMLPPAYAARLSEVGEVRTVCDFIAGMTDRYALDIYEELTRPGLGMEWVR is encoded by the coding sequence ATGCTCACCCGTCAGGACCTTGAAGCCCGCGAAGTGCAGCTGCTGGCACCTTACGCTACGCTGAGCCGTGAGTCGGGCGGGCGCGAGTACCCCGAAGCCGAGAGCGACTCGCGCACGGCCTTTCAAAAAGACCGGGACCGCATCCTGCACACCGGGGCCTTTCGGCGGCTGGAACACAAGACCCAAGTGTTTCTCAACGTGCGTGGCGATCACTACCGCACCCGGTTGACCCACACGCTGGAAGTGCAGCAGGTGGCCCGTTCGGCGGCGCTGCGGCTGGGCCTGAACGAGACGCTGGCCGAGACGGTGGCCCTGGCCCACGACCTGGGCCACCCGCCTTACGGGCACGCCGGCGAGCGGCTGCTGGACGAACTGGTACGCACCCACGGCGAGCCGAGCGGCTTTGACCACAACCATCAGGCGCGGCGCATCGTGACCGAACTGGAGGAGCGCTACCCCGACTTTCCCGGTCTGAACCTGACCCGCGTGACCCTGGACAGCCTGAACAAGCATGACCGGGCGCACTCGGACCAGGCCGCTCTGGAAGCCCAGTTGGTGGATGTGGCCGACGCCCTGGCCTACACCGCGCACGACCTGGAAGACGGGCTGCGCTCCGGGCTGCTGGAAGAAGGTGAGCTGCTAGGGCTGGGACTGTGGCGCGAGATACTGGACCGCTGCGGCCTGAACGGTGTGACCCTGACCAAGCGGGAACGCCGCACCCTGCACCGTGAGCTGTTGGGTTTCCTGATCGGTGATCTGACGCGGGCCAGCGCCCAGGCCATTGCCGCCAGTGGCGTGCAGAGCGTGGCAGAGGTACGTGCCCACAGCACGGCGCTGATCGTGCATAGTCCGGCGGTGGCGGCGCTGTTGGGCGAGGCCCGGCAGTTTCTGTTCGCCCAGCTATACCGTCACTGGCGCGTAGAGATGCAAGTGAGCCAGGCCGAGCAGATCCTGACCACCCTGTTCGGGGCGTACCTGGCGCGGCCCGCCATGCTGCCGCCTGCTTACGCCGCCCGCCTCAGCGAAGTGGGCGAGGTGCGGACCGTGTGTGACTTTATCGCCGGGATGACCGACCGCTACGCCCTGGACATCTACGAGGAGCTGACCCGCCCCGGCCTGGGGATGGAGTGGGTGCGCTAG
- a CDS encoding NUDIX domain-containing protein: MADPVPTQTELIYDGRIVRLEVLNGRYEVVRHADAVAVLALNGQGEMLCVSQFRPALGLTTLEVPAGLMEKGEDPAAAARRELQEEAGFDADLEKLTFFYASPGFCDEGLHIFAATNLRESRLPMDDDEDIEVIWRRPAEVLDELRDGRTVGSATTVTAALFALGRQMESR, from the coding sequence ATGGCTGACCCTGTTCCGACGCAAACCGAACTGATCTATGACGGGCGCATCGTGCGGCTGGAGGTCCTGAATGGCCGCTACGAGGTGGTGCGTCACGCCGACGCGGTGGCGGTGCTGGCCCTCAACGGACAGGGCGAGATGCTGTGCGTCAGCCAGTTCCGCCCCGCGCTGGGCCTGACCACGCTAGAAGTGCCTGCCGGGCTGATGGAAAAGGGCGAAGACCCTGCGGCAGCGGCGCGCCGCGAACTGCAGGAAGAAGCTGGCTTTGACGCCGACCTGGAAAAACTGACCTTCTTCTACGCCAGCCCCGGCTTCTGTGACGAGGGACTGCACATTTTTGCAGCGACCAATTTGCGCGAGTCGCGTCTGCCGATGGACGACGACGAAGACATTGAGGTGATCTGGCGGCGGCCCGCCGAGGTACTGGACGAATTGCGGGACGGGCGCACGGTCGGCAGCGCCACCACCGTTACGGCGGCGCTGTTCGCCTTGGGGCGGCAGATGGAGAGCCGATGA